A portion of the Edaphobacter lichenicola genome contains these proteins:
- a CDS encoding oxidative damage protection protein produces MAHMVFDTRFKTEMEGLDEPPFDSDFGQKIFKNVSKKSWGEWVERQKMLLNEYRLQPWTREAQEFLVEQMNEFFFGEGGSLPKEFVAPTT; encoded by the coding sequence ATGGCACATATGGTTTTCGACACGCGATTCAAGACTGAGATGGAAGGGCTGGATGAGCCGCCGTTCGATTCGGACTTTGGCCAGAAGATCTTCAAAAACGTCTCAAAGAAGTCGTGGGGCGAGTGGGTGGAGCGGCAGAAGATGCTGTTGAATGAGTACCGTCTGCAGCCTTGGACGCGCGAGGCGCAGGAGTTTTTGGTGGAACAGATGAACGAGTTCTTCTTTGGCGAGGGTGGTTCCTTGCCGAAGGAGTTTGTGGCGCCTACGACGTAG
- a CDS encoding DUF1772 domain-containing protein — protein sequence MTLAYDIATSAIAGMMVGNEFAVAAFVHPQLEKLPSKAHSKTAALLAAALGRAMPLWYGLALLLIVGAAFEHRPISQGSGLLLAAAAALWAATIVVTIAMLVPINNRIAKLNPDRPYDGWLNDRARWDLLHRVRVAILIIALLLLLTGLFGGAASI from the coding sequence ATGACACTTGCCTACGACATAGCGACCTCAGCGATAGCAGGAATGATGGTAGGCAACGAGTTCGCCGTCGCAGCCTTCGTCCACCCCCAGTTGGAAAAACTCCCCTCGAAAGCTCACTCTAAAACTGCCGCCCTGCTCGCCGCCGCCCTCGGCAGGGCGATGCCACTCTGGTATGGTTTAGCTCTCTTGCTCATCGTTGGTGCAGCATTTGAACATCGGCCAATCTCGCAAGGCTCCGGACTTCTTCTTGCCGCCGCTGCCGCACTGTGGGCCGCCACCATCGTCGTTACCATTGCGATGCTGGTGCCGATCAACAACCGAATCGCGAAGCTGAATCCCGACCGTCCCTACGACGGATGGCTAAACGATCGCGCACGCTGGGACCTCCTTCATCGAGTCCGAGTAGCAATCCTGATCATCGCCCTTCTCTTGCTCCTGACAGGTCTCTTCGGCGGAGCAGCATCAATTTAA